A genomic region of Tsukamurella pulmonis contains the following coding sequences:
- a CDS encoding alpha-hydroxy acid oxidase → MRRQVPKVRDLAPLMRVRAPRFDRRTARLEDAQTIGDLRRIAQRRTPRAAFDYTDGAAEAELSLARARQAFADIEFHPQILRDVAEVDTARTVLGGPSALPFAIAPTGFTRMMQTEGELAGVRAATRAGIPFSLSTMGTASIEEVASAASDIAPAGTRGRQWFQLYMWRDRDRSMALVDRAAKAGYDTLLVTVDVPVAGARLRDKRNGMTIPPALTLRTIIDAVPRPHWWIDFLTTEPLSFASLDRWSGTVGELLDSMFDPTVDYTDLAWITEQWPGKVVVKGVQTLEDARRCAELGVDGIILSNHGGRQLDRAPVPFHLLPAVAAELGDSTEILLDTGIMSGADIVAAIALGARSTLVGRAYLYGLMAGGEAGVERAITILGDEVRRTMRLLGANSLDELGPGHVTQLTRMQPLPRPGQEVRR, encoded by the coding sequence ATGCGCCGCCAGGTACCGAAGGTGCGAGATCTCGCGCCGCTCATGCGCGTCAGGGCGCCCCGGTTCGACCGCCGCACCGCCCGGCTGGAGGATGCGCAGACCATCGGGGATCTGCGCCGGATCGCTCAGCGGCGCACCCCGCGCGCCGCCTTCGACTACACCGACGGCGCCGCGGAGGCCGAGCTCTCGCTGGCCCGGGCGCGGCAGGCCTTCGCCGACATCGAGTTCCACCCGCAGATCCTGCGCGACGTCGCCGAGGTCGACACCGCGCGCACCGTGCTGGGCGGCCCGTCTGCCCTCCCGTTCGCGATCGCCCCCACCGGCTTCACCCGGATGATGCAGACCGAGGGCGAGCTGGCGGGCGTGCGGGCCGCCACCCGCGCCGGCATCCCGTTCTCCCTGTCCACCATGGGGACCGCGTCCATCGAGGAGGTCGCTTCCGCCGCATCGGACATCGCGCCCGCCGGAACCCGCGGGAGACAGTGGTTCCAGCTCTACATGTGGCGCGACCGGGACCGCTCGATGGCGCTGGTCGACCGCGCCGCGAAGGCGGGCTACGACACACTGCTCGTCACCGTCGACGTCCCCGTCGCCGGGGCTCGACTGCGGGACAAGCGCAACGGCATGACGATTCCGCCCGCGCTCACCCTGCGCACCATCATCGACGCGGTGCCGCGCCCCCACTGGTGGATCGACTTCCTCACCACCGAGCCGCTCTCGTTCGCCTCGCTGGACCGCTGGTCGGGCACCGTCGGCGAACTCCTGGACTCGATGTTCGACCCGACCGTCGACTACACCGATCTGGCGTGGATCACGGAGCAGTGGCCGGGCAAGGTGGTGGTCAAGGGTGTGCAGACGCTCGAGGACGCGCGCCGCTGCGCCGAGCTCGGCGTCGACGGCATCATCCTGTCCAATCACGGTGGGCGCCAGCTCGACCGGGCCCCCGTTCCGTTCCACCTGCTTCCGGCGGTCGCCGCGGAACTCGGCGACTCGACGGAGATCCTGCTGGACACCGGCATCATGTCGGGCGCCGACATCGTCGCGGCGATCGCGCTCGGTGCGCGCAGCACGCTGGTCGGCCGCGCCTACCTGTACGGCCTCATGGCGGGCGGCGAGGCCGGCGTGGAGCGCGCGATCACCATCCTCGGCGACGAGGTGCGTCGTACGATGCGGCTGCTCGGCGCCAACTCGCTCGACGAGCTCGGCCCCGGCCACGTCACCCAGCTGACTCGCATGCAGCCGCTCCCCCGCCCCGGCCAGGAGGTCCGCCGATGA
- a CDS encoding L-rhamnose mutarotase, whose product MSETIALHTRLRAGAEEQYDRVHAMIPAELDGALREAGVRSWRIWRDGRELFHLVEVDDYRAMRHHLADHPANVPWQARMAELLEVEDDYSGDDRGIPLVWALPSDR is encoded by the coding sequence ATGAGCGAGACGATCGCCCTGCACACGCGCCTGCGTGCCGGCGCCGAGGAGCAGTACGACCGGGTGCACGCGATGATCCCCGCCGAGCTCGACGGTGCGCTGCGGGAGGCGGGTGTGCGCTCGTGGCGGATCTGGCGCGACGGCCGGGAGCTCTTCCACCTCGTCGAGGTCGACGACTACCGGGCGATGCGGCACCACCTCGCCGACCACCCCGCGAACGTCCCCTGGCAGGCGCGGATGGCGGAACTGCTCGAGGTGGAGGACGACTACTCCGGCGACGACCGCGGCATCCCGCTGGTGTGGGCGCTGCCGTCGGATCGATGA
- a CDS encoding amidohydrolase family protein has translation MIVDAHHHLWDRTRDDHGWLDAPGLEAIRRDFGTDDLAAAAAGAVTTTVAVQALHSSAETHSLLAAARPVAGVVGWVDLASSRCDERLSALVAGPGGEKLRGIRHLVQDEPDPQWLLRPRVARGLRTVADRGLVFDLLVRRPQRSAGLESARSLPDVPFVIDHAGKPDIGAGEWDAWAAWIDAMAALPNVTCKLSGLVTECPPRRWSRALIAPYARHVLDTFGADRVLFGSDWPVCLLQASYAQVLELTVDLLDGASPTERDAVLGGTARRVYRL, from the coding sequence ATGATCGTCGACGCGCACCATCACCTCTGGGACCGGACCCGGGACGACCACGGCTGGCTCGATGCGCCCGGGCTGGAGGCGATCCGACGCGATTTCGGCACCGACGACCTCGCGGCCGCGGCCGCCGGAGCGGTCACGACGACCGTCGCCGTCCAAGCGCTGCACTCCTCCGCCGAAACGCACTCGCTGCTCGCGGCCGCCCGCCCCGTCGCGGGTGTCGTCGGCTGGGTGGATCTCGCCTCGTCGCGCTGCGACGAGCGGCTCAGTGCTCTCGTCGCCGGCCCCGGCGGCGAGAAGCTCCGTGGCATCAGGCATCTCGTCCAGGACGAGCCGGATCCGCAGTGGCTGCTGCGCCCTCGCGTCGCCCGCGGGCTGCGTACCGTCGCCGACCGTGGACTGGTCTTCGACCTCCTCGTCCGGCGGCCGCAGCGGAGCGCCGGCCTGGAGTCGGCGCGCTCGCTGCCCGACGTCCCGTTCGTGATCGATCACGCCGGGAAGCCGGACATCGGCGCCGGCGAGTGGGATGCGTGGGCGGCGTGGATCGACGCGATGGCCGCGTTGCCGAACGTCACCTGCAAGTTGTCGGGACTGGTCACCGAGTGCCCACCGCGGCGATGGAGCCGCGCCCTCATCGCACCGTACGCCCGGCACGTGCTCGACACCTTCGGAGCGGACCGCGTGCTCTTCGGCTCCGACTGGCCGGTGTGCCTGCTGCAGGCGTCGTACGCGCAGGTGCTGGAGCTGACCGTCGACCTGCTCGACGGCGCCTCCCCCACGGAACGCGACGCGGTGCTCGGCGGGACGGCCCGGCGGGTGTACCGGCTCTGA
- a CDS encoding DoxX family protein produces the protein MTAATATAPSAAKPWAGRSKSWIAGMVLTVLIWAFLVFDVVGKLTEPQAVIDGTLKLGFQEKHILVIGLVLLVGVILWTIPRTAVIGAIYLTGYLGGAVAINLRAEQPIAGFVLSGVYVGVLIWVAMFLRRPDLRKAVLGA, from the coding sequence ATGACCGCCGCGACCGCCACCGCACCGTCCGCCGCGAAGCCGTGGGCGGGACGATCGAAGTCCTGGATCGCGGGCATGGTGCTGACCGTGCTGATCTGGGCGTTCCTGGTCTTCGACGTGGTGGGCAAGCTGACCGAGCCGCAGGCCGTCATCGACGGGACGCTCAAGCTCGGCTTCCAGGAGAAGCACATCCTCGTGATCGGGCTGGTACTCCTCGTCGGGGTGATCCTGTGGACCATCCCGCGGACCGCGGTGATCGGCGCGATCTATCTCACCGGCTACCTCGGCGGCGCCGTCGCGATCAACCTCCGCGCCGAGCAGCCGATCGCCGGCTTCGTGCTCTCGGGCGTGTACGTGGGCGTGCTCATCTGGGTCGCCATGTTCCTGCGCCGCCCCGACCTGCGCAAGGCCGTTCTCGGCGCCTAG